GCCGGAGACCGGACTTGAACCGGTACGGATGTCACCACCCGAGGGATTTTAAGTCCCTTGCGTCTGCCAATTCCGCCACTCCGGCGCTGTTTTTAAAGTTTAAGCATAAATTTAAGTATTCCACCTTCTCAACGGGACTTAGAAAGTAATGATTTAGAATTATAGCAGAACTATTTCGTAATTTTCCTGCTGTAAATGTCCTCAAACCTGACTATATCATCCTCTTCAAGATACTCGCCGTTTTGGACTTCTATAATCTCAAGCGGTATCCTGCCTATATTTTCAAGCCTGTGCTTCGTAGACATCGGGATATAAGTGCTCTCATTAAGATGCACGTCATAAATCCTGTCGCCGTTTGTCACCCTTGCCGTCCCTGCAACTACAACCCAGTGCTCGCTGCGATGCCGGTGCATCTGGTGGCTTAATTTTGCGCCGGGCTTTACCTCTATTTTCTTAATCTTAAACCTGTCTCCGGTTTCAAGCACGGTATATGAGCCCCACGGCCTGAATACCGTCCTGTGCGTGACACATTCCTTAGCTCCCCGCTCTTTAAGCACATCCACAATTTTCCGCACTTCCTGCGCCCTGTTCTTGGGACAGATAAGCGTGGCATCAGCAGTGTCAACCACAATCATGTCATCAAGCCCTATCGCGGCCACGACCCTTTTGCCGCAATAGAGGATGGAGTTTTTGCTGTCTATTGAAATTATATTTCCGTGCCTGACATTATTATCTGAATCCACCGGCAGAATATATCCAAGCGCATGCCAGCTCCCTACGTCTGACCAGCCCATCTCAGCAGGTATCATTGCTACATTTTCAGCCTTTTCAATAATACCGTAATCAATAGACTCCGGCTTAAGAGAGGAGAATACCAAACTCACAGTCTCTTTTTCCTTTGCACTTCCGATTGCCTTCTCAATCTTCATCAGTCCCGCATATAAATCAGGCATGTGCTTTTTAATAGCAGAGAGAATCGCATCAGCCTTCCAGATAAACATGCCGCTGTTCCAGTAGTACTTGCCGTCTTTAAGATATTTCTTTGCCATCTCTTTGTCGGGTTTTTCCTTAAACTCCGAGGCAATGTAAACGCCGTCCTTGATTTTCTTTCCGCATTTTATGTAGCCGTAACCAGTTTCAGGCTTGTCTGGTTTTAATCCTATGGTAACTAAATAGCCTTTGGACGCCGCCTCTGAGGCAGACAGCAATGCACTGCAAAATCTACCGCTGTCTTTTACCACATGGTCTGACGGCAGGACCGCCATTATCCCATCAGGATTTAATGTTTTCAAATAAACGGCTGCAAGACCTATGGCAGGCGCAGTGTTTTTAGCCTCAGGTTCAATAATAAAGCGGTTATCCCAAGGCTTACCGGTTGAGGCAAGAAGCTGAAGGTTTATTGACTCCATCTGCTTCTGGTTTGTAACAATAAACGTTTGCTCTAAAGGAATGACATTGCTTATCCTTGAAACAGTTGACTGTATTAAAGGCTCCCTGCCCCCAATGCTTAAAAGCTGCTTTGGAGTATCCTCCCTGCTTAGGGGCCAGAATCTTGTTCCGGAACCGCCCGCAATTATAACTGCATAGAGGTGGCCGGCATTGTTTTGACTCCGGGAGTGAGCTTTCAATGATTTTTTCTTCTTATGTTTTACATTGACAGACATAACTCTGCTTATACCAGACACCTGCCGTCAAAGTTCTCGCCTTTAATTCCCATCAGGGAAATTATTGTTGGACCTACATCTGCGATATTAA
The sequence above is drawn from the Nitrospirota bacterium genome and encodes:
- a CDS encoding mannose-1-phosphate guanylyltransferase/mannose-6-phosphate isomerase, which gives rise to MSVNVKHKKKKSLKAHSRSQNNAGHLYAVIIAGGSGTRFWPLSREDTPKQLLSIGGREPLIQSTVSRISNVIPLEQTFIVTNQKQMESINLQLLASTGKPWDNRFIIEPEAKNTAPAIGLAAVYLKTLNPDGIMAVLPSDHVVKDSGRFCSALLSASEAASKGYLVTIGLKPDKPETGYGYIKCGKKIKDGVYIASEFKEKPDKEMAKKYLKDGKYYWNSGMFIWKADAILSAIKKHMPDLYAGLMKIEKAIGSAKEKETVSLVFSSLKPESIDYGIIEKAENVAMIPAEMGWSDVGSWHALGYILPVDSDNNVRHGNIISIDSKNSILYCGKRVVAAIGLDDMIVVDTADATLICPKNRAQEVRKIVDVLKERGAKECVTHRTVFRPWGSYTVLETGDRFKIKKIEVKPGAKLSHQMHRHRSEHWVVVAGTARVTNGDRIYDVHLNESTYIPMSTKHRLENIGRIPLEIIEVQNGEYLEEDDIVRFEDIYSRKITK